Within Rhododendron vialii isolate Sample 1 chromosome 12a, ASM3025357v1, the genomic segment gaaatcacagatattaTTTGGGTTCATCCTATGAGTCTAGAGCTATCTGTCAACTTTCTGTCCGTACTGATCATTGACGCCACGTACAAGACCAATGAGTATCGAAAGCCACTATTGGAggttgtgggtatcacatccacatggCGAACTTACTCGCTTATGTTCGCTTATCTtagtaatgagagagaagagacacTGACATGGGCATTGGATAACTTAAAAAACTAGATGCTTCAAAAGGGGGCATCGATGCCATTGGTGTTTGTTTCAGATCGGGATTTAGCGCTTATGAACGCCATTGAAGCATGTTTCCCTACAGCACGTCACATCCtgtgtatttggcacataaatcaGTGCGTCATGAAGAACTGCAGCCGTGTGCTTGGTCCGGAGTGGAAGCGCTTCATCACGTCATGGCACTCGCTTATCAATTCATCTACACCTTCGTCTTTCGAACAAAAGTGGCAAGCCATGTGCGACGATTTTCGCCAGTTCCCGTATGTCATAACTTACCTATGGCAAACATGGTTAAGGTCATACAAAGAGCGGTTTGTTTCAGCATGGACAGATACATGTATGCACCTCGgaagcaattcaagtcaaaggtataatcactttttgactttactattaaaattttgtGCATTTCTCTACTACACTAAGGAATATTTTTTGATACTTTCCTATTTAAACACATTGCATTATTCTATTACAGGACAGAGTCTGCACATGCGAGGCTAAAGCTATATTTGGGGGATACCATGTCATCGCTacaaacatcttttgataaaatagaaaatatgttgaaaaatcagttcggGGAAATTAAGAAGTCGTTCGAGAAATCATTGAACATTCCACGCCACAAACAATTACATGACGACATTTTGATCAGGTAAGGTGTTGcatttcattagaggcaatggagTTCATACATGATCAGCTAGAAACCGCTTTAGAAGTATCCCCCCACATTGTTGGCTATTGCAACTGTACGATCAAAATCACACATggattgccatgcatgcacgatCTTGCATATTATCGCTCCATTTCCACTCCAATTCCGCTATGGAGTATCCATGCTCATTGGACTAGGTTGTCTATGCACGCAACCGAGTTTAATGAGAAAGGAACACGACCTGACAGGACATCTCAGGTCGTTGAGATATTAGATGGGATGGATCCACCTATGTGAGAGCATATCATAGACAGGATTATCGATATGGCAGATCCATCTCGTAGCACAGTTTGACCTCCATCGTACAACACAAAACATAGAGGTCAACCTGCACGTAGAGATGAGCAAAGTACACGTCACATACCTTTTTTCTCAGAAGCATCTACTTCAGGATCAAGGATTCCAACATcgcgagtgagagggagagggagacgtgGGAGGGGTTCGGGGGTTCGCAACACTCAATTTATAGTTCCACCCATCCCTAATCGCTCCATTCAGCGATTACCTCAAGCTTATCAGCGTTATATTTCCCACACTGTTGACGTGCTTGGTGATGGTCATTGTGTATTCAGAGCGATAGCTGCACTAATCGGGTATAGTGAAAATGATTGGAGTCGAGTACGAGAGGAGCTTATTGAAGAGATTCGACAAAATTGTTATCTATATAGTGTGATTTATCCAGTACATGATTGGGCAAAGCATCTACTAATTTTACTGAATTGGTTCGAGCCTACGGCACCAAAGGAATATTGGATGGAGGCTATGACTTTGGGAGTTGTCATCGCAACAAGGTACAACCttgtactgcatacatttgatAAGGATGTTTAcggttgttttactcatttgCCATTGAGGTCCCCTCCAGTTCTAGTCAAATACCGCCAGGAAATTGCTATTGCCCGTGTTAACAACAATCACTTTATGCAAGTTTTCTTAGacctcattaccctgtaccacccatcccAACATGGTGGGAGGAGAATGCATCGGACGAAGCTAAAAAGGATGGGCTGCAAGTTATGGAACACGTTTGCAATTGTGGTACGAAATAATGGGTATAAGCACGCCGGGAGCAgcatttggaggagatattgattagaatttttgtttttatgtattttcatattttgacaatatgtactcaattataataaaataaaattttatttcaatttattattgttcattacaagttatttttattattcattgttaagactaattaattaaaataatataaatttattaagtataaagtcaattttaattgaaaatagaatttgagttaaccaaaaaaagaagaagaagggaggtaaatgggaaaagaaacaaataaagaaaatagaaaagattataaaaaaaataaaaaataaaaagattcaaagtggaaggaaagaaaaggaaataaagagaaataaagagaaaaaaaacaagaaaaaaaaattctaacagaaaaaagacaaaaggaaataaagaggaaaaaagaagggaaaaaaaatataaatgggCGGAGGGGGGAAGCAGGAGctgtggggggtgggggggtgtaAGATGGGAAATGGGGTGGGGGGAAGCAGGCCTCAATAATCAATCCAAATCaaatacaaaaccaaacaaaaacgttgTTGAACTGAATTCCAAAGTACTAGTAGGTATATTAATTACACCATGTTCAAACAATACATATAATGTTCAAATACATCAAAATTAATCCACCTTCAACTTTTTCCGTCACAGCCTCTTGGTAAATTCAAAAACACGATGAATTCTTTGACCAATGCCATCAAAGAAGTCGAAAAGAACTAGAGGGCCTTCAAAAAAGATTCACccaaaactagtttttttttttttttttttttgtttttgaagagGTAACCTACTATAGTTAACTCATATATGGGCGCCGCATTTTCAACGGGTCGTCCACAATGAATTTGAGAAGGAAGATTACCTACTGTATCTCATTAATTGGTTTTTTCCCAACTGCGGCAACTTGTTCGTTGTTTCCTCCATAAACCTTTAACAAGTCTGAATAGTTCGAAAAAACCCGAGATCGAGAACATTCGTATCCAACTGTTTGGAGGTTGACAAGACAGAAGAATATCAAACCTACCTTGCATCGTCTGGCTGAATACAGATAGTCTCCATTTGGAAATATCGTGGCCACTTAATTTGAATCGAAGGCAATACCTTCTCAATCATGCCTATGCGTTTAATGCCCTTTAGTCTCCGATGTTATTGCTTTCGTCTCTAGTGTACATGCAGAACGATTTTTACTACTCCGTTTAGTGTTCTATGTGGATGGGAAATTTCCTATCTTCGcggaaaatacttcatttttgtGAGCATCCAACCGTGGCCATGGCTAgccagctgacctgctaaccattcgcctaaccacatggctcaaaaggttaacctcaagttatacagtagctggtcGCCCTTTATTTATTAACCCATATATTACTTCATCCCTTTTCCCGTGTGGGATTGTGCCCGTGGATGGGCTCTTACATTCTATATATCTTTATCTGGTTCCATAGTGTAGTAGAAAGtaaatcttttccttttatctAGTTTAAAGAGCTTCTATTCTAGATGTTCAATCTTAAAGTTGCGGTGGCCACTCGCACTACAAATTGAATATCTAGAAATAGATTCTAAGTCTGAGAAAAGCAAGTTTCACATTTGTTATATACATTCACGTTTAGCAATCAACATTTCACTTAGCATTCACATATTGGATGCACCATAAGTTCCAGATTTACGATAACACAACAAAATCAATCATTACACTCTACTCTCTTATTTCCACACTAGATGTTCCTATAATACGACACACAAGGAGATCggataattttaaaaggtcaAGTAGTTCGGTTAAGAGCTGAATAGTAGCAAGAACATATGCAAAGACAACACCATATCTAATTACCAGGTGCATTGGTAAAACATGCGTACTTCCCTTAAATTTCCCCATGTACATCTCTTAAAACCAAGATGCACATTTAACCCTTCATATATCCACCACATACATTCTATAGCCATAATTCATGGATTTTAAAatttgggcgctgctattcgcagccctttattttctctcatagcccactacatttcggtaaatggttgttgaaaatcatacataacatttcggtaaatagctgttgaaaataagattatatttcggtaactacatgtcaaaaatatgttcaactttcggtaaacaactgccgaacatacattttcgataaataattgttgaaaaaaatattatatttcggtaattggatgctgaaaatatatctcaatttcgataactaactgtcaagtatatttgaaaatttttaacggactatgagagaaaataaaggactgCGAATAGCAGCATCCAAAATTTGTATCACACCAATAATCGCTCCTCTCCTCTCCGTACTACCAGTACTATGCACCTGTAATTTTGGTTCAACA encodes:
- the LOC131309467 gene encoding uncharacterized protein LOC131309467, with the translated sequence MPLVFVSDRDLALMNAIEACFPTARHILCIWHINQCVMKNCSRVLGPEWKRFITSWHSLINSSTPSSFEQKWQAMCDDFRQFPYVITYLWQTWLRSYKERFVSAWTDTCMHLGSNSSQRTESAHARLKLYLGDTMSSLQTSFDKIENMLKNQFGEIKKSFEKSLNIPRHKQLHDDILIRLSMHATEFNEKGTRPDRTSQVVEILDGMDPPIGQPARRDEQSTRHIPFFSEASTSGSRIPTSRVRGRGRRGRGSGVRNTQFIVPPIPNRSIQRLPQAYQRYISHTVDVLGDGHCVFRAIAALIGYSENDWSRVREELIEEIRQNCYLYSVIYPVHDWAKHLLILLNWFEPTAPKEYWMEAMTLGVVIATRYNLVLHTFDKDVYGCFTHLPLRSPPVLVKYRQEIAIARVNNNHFMQVFLDLITLYHPSQHGGRRMHRTKLKRMGCKLWNTFAIVVRNNGYKHAGSSIWRRY